AGCATCTGCGCAAAAGAGTAGATCAATACTCTGGCGGAATGAAACGCCGCCTATCCCTGGCGATTGCTCTGCTCCATGAGCCTCCGCTGCTTATTCTTGATGAACCTACCGTTGGCATCGATCCTGTACTGCGTTTATCTATATGGAAAGAATTAAAAGCGCTGAACCAGAAAGGTACCACGATTGTATTAACTACGCATGTCATGGACGAAGCAGAGAAATGTGATCGCCTCGGAATGATACGTGATGGCAAGCTGCTTGCCGCCGACACACCTGCTGGACTACTTCAAGCCACTGGCTCAACTTCTATTGAAGAAGCCTTTCTATATTATGGAGGTGTCCGTTCATGAGAATCCGAGCGATCACCTTACGGATTTTGCGACAATTTATTCATGATAAAAGAACGATGGCCTTAATGTTTATCGCACCGCTCCTCGTTCTAAGCTTAATGAGCTTGGTATTTAACGGTGATGCCTATGAGCCAACAATCGGAATATCCGAAGTGCCATTAAGTATCTCAGCTGCGTTAAAAGAACAACAGGTCACAATCCAAGATTATGCCAGCGCAGAGTTAGGAAAAGACGCTCTAGTAGAAGGAAAGATTGACGCTTTGATCACTTTGGACGGAAAGGCCGGAGAATCACCAGGCATGCCCCAAGTGTTGTTAGAAGGCAGCAATCCAACGGCCAACAAGGCGGTAATTATGACGCTTCAACAGCTATCTCAGAAGCTTCTTCCTAGTACAGAGACACCATTACAATTACAGCCCCAGATCAGCTACCTATACGGTTCTGAGAATATGAAGACGATCGACCGCTTCGGTCCAATTATGATTGGTGTATTTGTTTTCTTTTTCGTATTCCTGATTGCCGGTGTTTCTTTCCTGCGAGAGCGGACTACAGGCACCCTTGAACGTTTGCTTTCCACTCCTTTAAAAAGATGGGAGATTGTACTCGGGTATGTATGTGGTTTCGGCATTTTCACCGTATTCCAAGCGCTGTTGATCTCATGGTTCTCCATTCAGATTCTTGGCATTATGATGACAGGAAGCTTTGGTTACGTAATGCTGATCACCTTACTCCTGTCGATGACAGCTTTGACGCTGGGCACGTTACTATCTGCTTTTGCAGCTAACGAGCTACAGATGATTCAATTCATTCCACTCGTTATCGTGCCACAAGTTTTCCTCAGCGGACTGTTCCCACTCGACACCCTACCACTGTGGCTACAGCGCATCGGCTACGCGACCCCGATTTATTATGGATCAGAAGCGCTTATGAACATCATGATCCGTGGCAAAGGATGGAACTCCATCGCTTTGGATGTCTATGTGCTGATCGGATTCTCACTACTGTTCATGATTCTGAATGTATTGGCACTGCGCAAACACCGGAAAATGTAGCCTCACTAAGAACTTTCATCGGTTGAACGGAATGAACCAAGTTTGGAGGATAAATGTAATGAAAGAACATGATTCTGCGGATCAAAATATAGAAGAGCAGTGGATTGAAGAGCTGCTGGCCAGAAGTGAAGACGATAAATTGACACCGAAGCAGATTTCCATTTTGCATGCGGCGATTGAGGTGTTCTCCGAAAAAGGATACGCTGCTACAGCGACTAGTGTGATTGCTCAAAAGGCAGGCGTAGCAGAGGGAACGATTTTCCGATATTACAAGACCAAAAAAGATTTACTGCTGTCCATCGTAGCTCCCACCATGAGTCGTATGCTCGCCCCTTTTGTGCTACGGAATTTCAACGGGGTACTTGACGTACCCTTTGACAGTTTTGAAGAATTCCTGCGGTCATTCATCAGTAATCGGTTGGAGTTTGCCCGCAAGAATTATAAAATTCTAAAGATCCTAATTCAGGAGATCCCTTTCCAGCCAAAGCTCAAAGAGCAATTCACGGAGAATATTCTGAGTAAAGTGCTGGAACGTTTCATCGAAATTGTTGAACATTTCAAGGCAAAAGGCGAAGTCATTGAATTGCCTGCACCCGCTATTCTACGCTTCACTATTTCATCCGTTGTAGGGTATGTGATTAATCGCCTGCTGCTACAGCCAGAGAAGGACTGGAACGACGACGAAGAGATTAACCTGACGATCCATTTTATTATGCATGGGATTGGTGGAGCCGCGGCCCCTATTTGATGCGCACGCCCGTTCTGTTATCATAAGAACTATATAATAATCGGACTTTTCGAAGAACAAGTTACGAGGAAGGAATTATGTTATGGGCTTTAGTGTAACAGAACGGGTAATTAAGCTGCTGTGCGGCAAGTCTATTTTTGAAAAAGGATTGGCTTATCACCAGTCTGGAAGCGTCGATATCCTTGATATTGAAGAACGAAATGAATCCATCCCAGATCTGCCCAGATCTCGTTATGAAGCGCTCGTTCAAGGGGGCATTGGCTACGAAGTCATGGTTGTCATTGATATCGATGGTGATGTATCGGCAGAGTGTACTTGTCCCGCTTACTCACATGGGGGGCCTTTCTGCAAACATATTGCTGCCGTATTGATCAGCATTGATGCCCTTGAGTCTACCGGAGAACAGGCGGAGCCTTCCGGGGCCACCCGTCTTTCTTCTATAGAAGATACCGGAGTCTTAACCCCACGTATAGTTACGGATTCTACGCGAGACATAGGAGGAAATTCCAGAGATCAGCATCTGGTGAGCAGCCTGTTAGGCATGTTCAGCAACCATAAGCCGCGTCCGAGTGGTACTGGAGCTTTTGTGGACAATAGAATCCCATTAAATGTAGAGTTCATCTGCAAGCCATTCACTTACAGCTACACCGCTACCATGCTGGGGATAGAAATAAAAGTCGGCTTGAAACGTCTATATGTCGTTCATAAAATAAGAGGTTTTCTGGAACGCATTCATCGTGGAGAAACCTTCGAGTTCTCTAAGCATTTCATCTATGATCCTGCCATTCACAGCTTTCGGAAGGAAGATAACATCGTTCTTCAGAAGCTGATTGAAATTGTCTTAAATGAAAAAATGTATCGTGACAACGTCACTAACTACTCTCCATATGGTGGTAACCTGGGAGGAGATCGCCTGCTGGCTGTCCCTCCTTTTTTCTGGGAGACGCTCCAGCCTGCGCTTTCAGAGGTTTCATCGGTATATCTGCAACAAGGAGAGATACTACACGTAGGCATTCATATGTCTAATGAAGCACCGCCTCTTAGCTTTGCATTCGAGCAAGCCGAAGGCGAAGGATACCATCTGGATATTCAAGGACTTGAGCAGATCTCAGTTCTGGAAGACTATGGACTCGTGCTGTCTGAAGGGAAGCTGTTGAAGCTATCCCCTCAGGAATGCATGCGCCTATCTGAGATGAAGAAAATGCTGGAATCTTCCCGGCGAGATGGCATCGATATCGCACCTGAGCAAATGGAGCCTTTTATGGACAAGGTTATTCCTGGACTGAAAAAACTGGGCAACGTGCATATCGCCGACTCCATTGCTGATCGAATTGTACAACACAAGCTTACAGCGAGGCTTTATCTGGACCGTGTGAGAGATAGACTACTCGCAGGGTTAGAGTTTCAGTATGGTGACATCATTATCAATCCTTTAGACGAAAATGCCCATATTCGCGGTACGAACTTGATTCTTATTCGCGACGGCGAAGGAGAGGCCCGAATTCTGGAGCTAATGGGGCATGAATCCTTCGCCAAAACCGAAGGCGGGTATATTATGACGGATGAGGAAGGTGAGT
This Paenibacillus sp. FSL R5-0345 DNA region includes the following protein-coding sequences:
- a CDS encoding ABC transporter permease; amino-acid sequence: MRIRAITLRILRQFIHDKRTMALMFIAPLLVLSLMSLVFNGDAYEPTIGISEVPLSISAALKEQQVTIQDYASAELGKDALVEGKIDALITLDGKAGESPGMPQVLLEGSNPTANKAVIMTLQQLSQKLLPSTETPLQLQPQISYLYGSENMKTIDRFGPIMIGVFVFFFVFLIAGVSFLRERTTGTLERLLSTPLKRWEIVLGYVCGFGIFTVFQALLISWFSIQILGIMMTGSFGYVMLITLLLSMTALTLGTLLSAFAANELQMIQFIPLVIVPQVFLSGLFPLDTLPLWLQRIGYATPIYYGSEALMNIMIRGKGWNSIALDVYVLIGFSLLFMILNVLALRKHRKM
- a CDS encoding TetR/AcrR family transcriptional regulator; translated protein: MKEHDSADQNIEEQWIEELLARSEDDKLTPKQISILHAAIEVFSEKGYAATATSVIAQKAGVAEGTIFRYYKTKKDLLLSIVAPTMSRMLAPFVLRNFNGVLDVPFDSFEEFLRSFISNRLEFARKNYKILKILIQEIPFQPKLKEQFTENILSKVLERFIEIVEHFKAKGEVIELPAPAILRFTISSVVGYVINRLLLQPEKDWNDDEEINLTIHFIMHGIGGAAAPI